In the Pseudothauera hydrothermalis genome, one interval contains:
- the mlaE gene encoding lipid asymmetry maintenance ABC transporter permease subunit MlaE, whose translation MRVRDGLRRLGARVIDGIWRLGFAARFFILVLRYSGQSFRRLHLTLREIYFSGVLSLLIILVSGLFVGLVLGLQGYETLQRYGSSEALGVLVALSLTRELGPVVAGLLFASRAGSAVTAEIGLMKTTEQLKAMDMMAVSPLARVVAPRFWGGVISMPLLAALFSAMGILGGWLIGVVFIGVDGGAFWSQMQAAVDVRYDIINGVIKSVVFGIAVSLIAVFEGYDCTPTAEGVSRAITRTVVSSALAILALDFVLTSFMFRGQS comes from the coding sequence ATGCGTGTGCGCGACGGATTGCGCCGTTTGGGCGCGCGAGTGATCGACGGCATCTGGCGTTTAGGCTTCGCGGCGCGCTTTTTCATCCTGGTGCTGCGCTATTCCGGGCAGTCTTTCCGCCGGCTGCACCTGACCCTACGCGAAATCTACTTCTCCGGCGTGCTGTCGCTGCTGATCATCCTGGTCTCCGGGCTGTTCGTCGGGTTAGTGCTCGGCCTGCAAGGCTATGAGACGCTGCAGCGATACGGTTCCAGCGAAGCGCTGGGCGTGCTGGTGGCGTTGTCGCTCACCCGCGAGTTGGGGCCGGTGGTGGCTGGGCTGCTCTTCGCCAGTCGGGCCGGCTCCGCGGTCACCGCCGAGATCGGGTTGATGAAGACCACCGAACAGCTCAAGGCCATGGACATGATGGCGGTCAGCCCGCTGGCGCGCGTGGTGGCGCCGCGCTTCTGGGGAGGGGTGATCTCCATGCCGCTATTGGCCGCGCTGTTCTCCGCCATGGGCATCCTCGGCGGCTGGCTGATCGGGGTCGTGTTCATCGGCGTCGATGGCGGCGCCTTCTGGTCGCAGATGCAGGCGGCCGTGGATGTGCGTTACGACATCATCAACGGTGTGATCAAGAGCGTGGTATTCGGCATTGCGGTGTCGCTGATCGCGGTGTTCGAAGGTTACGACTGCACCCCCACCGCCGAGGGCGTGTCGCGCGCCATTACCCGCACCGTAGTGAGTTCCGCGTTGGCCATTCTGGCGCTGGATTTTGTGCTGACTTCTTTTATGTTCCGGGGTCAATCATGA
- a CDS encoding VacJ family lipoprotein yields MSPRKSILLRRIAVVVCGAILVGGCASTPRNPDDPLEGYNRAMFAFNENLDKVLVKPVAQVYDAVTPKPVQTGVGNFFSNLADPWIGLNNLLQGKPAEALSDWMRFMVNSVFGIFGLLDIASEAKLPKHDEDLGQTLAVWGVGDGAYFVLPFFGPRTVRDAAVLPFDLVGDEGWRPTHVPTRNTLRALDITHTRATLLGADRALEESTFDKYIFVRDFYLQQRRYKIHDGNPPVEYEDFNGAVLPGQAPRWADVAAVAAAARLELVEPVVAAVHKSPGFEYE; encoded by the coding sequence ATGAGCCCGCGTAAGTCCATTTTGTTGCGTCGGATCGCCGTGGTGGTTTGCGGTGCGATCCTGGTTGGCGGCTGTGCCAGCACCCCGCGCAATCCGGACGACCCGCTCGAGGGGTACAACCGGGCGATGTTTGCGTTCAACGAAAACCTGGACAAGGTGTTGGTCAAGCCGGTTGCGCAGGTGTATGACGCAGTGACGCCAAAGCCGGTGCAAACCGGCGTGGGCAATTTCTTCAGCAATCTGGCCGATCCGTGGATCGGGCTGAACAATCTGCTGCAGGGCAAGCCGGCCGAAGCCTTGTCCGATTGGATGCGGTTCATGGTCAATTCGGTGTTTGGCATTTTCGGCCTGCTCGATATCGCCAGCGAGGCTAAGCTGCCCAAGCACGATGAGGACTTAGGCCAGACGTTGGCGGTGTGGGGCGTGGGCGATGGCGCATACTTCGTGCTGCCATTCTTTGGGCCGCGCACCGTGCGCGATGCCGCTGTGCTGCCGTTCGATCTGGTCGGCGACGAGGGCTGGCGCCCGACTCATGTGCCGACCCGTAACACCCTCCGGGCGCTGGACATCACCCACACGCGTGCGACCTTGCTGGGTGCCGACCGCGCCTTGGAGGAGAGCACTTTCGACAAGTACATCTTTGTGCGCGACTTTTACCTGCAGCAGCGCCGTTACAAAATCCATGACGGCAATCCGCCAGTCGAGTACGAAGATTTCAATGGTGCCGTGCTGCCGGGGCAGGCGCCGCGCTGGGCCGATGTGGCGGCCGTTGCCGCGGCGGCTCGGTTGGAACTGGTGGAACCGGTCGTTGCAGCGGTCCACAAATCGCCTGGGTTCGAGTACGAGTGA
- the lptA gene encoding lipopolysaccharide transport periplasmic protein LptA, producing the protein MTRMLVLTLLVLAVTSAPAMAERADRKQPVNIEADRVTIDDRNKTHVFEGKVVLTQGTLQIRGDKLVVTQGADGFQTGIATGTEGRLATFRQRREGSNDYVEGEAERIEYDSRSERAKLFVRAYVKSGGDEVRGHYIEYDALSENYVVTNAPGDRAAGSGSRVRAVIQPKGSSAAADNPVAGQ; encoded by the coding sequence ATGACACGCATGCTGGTCCTTACCCTGCTCGTTCTGGCTGTTACCAGCGCACCTGCCATGGCAGAGCGCGCCGATCGGAAACAGCCGGTCAATATCGAGGCCGACCGGGTCACCATTGACGACCGCAACAAAACCCATGTGTTCGAGGGCAAAGTAGTCCTCACTCAAGGTACGTTGCAGATCCGGGGAGACAAGCTGGTGGTCACCCAGGGCGCCGACGGTTTTCAGACCGGCATCGCCACCGGCACCGAAGGCCGCCTGGCCACCTTCCGCCAGCGCCGCGAAGGCAGCAATGACTATGTGGAAGGTGAGGCCGAGCGCATCGAGTACGACAGCCGCAGCGAGCGCGCCAAGCTGTTCGTGCGCGCCTATGTGAAGAGCGGCGGGGATGAGGTCCGCGGCCACTACATCGAGTATGACGCCCTGAGCGAGAACTACGTGGTCACCAACGCGCCAGGCGATCGCGCAGCGGGCAGCGGCTCACGGGTGCGCGCAGTGATCCAACCCAAAGGCTCCTCGGCAGCGGCCGACAATCCGGTCGCGGGCCAATAG
- a CDS encoding lysophospholipid acyltransferase family protein has translation MILIRSTLFALVLAVVTPPYAIFGFLTFPLPARMRHRIITSWAHVVLWFVWHLLGIRYRVIGRENIPAGPAVILSKHQSAWETLALQAIFPPLCFVLKRELLRIPFFGWGLAQVPGIAIDRAAGKDALTQVVEQGKQRLKEGYWVVVFPEGTRVAPGATRRYKPGGAFLARRAGVPVVPVAHNAGEFWRRNAFLKRPGEIVVSIGPVIEVKGRKVQEINTQAERWIENEMHRLFPHHYASDGGAAVIASEQGQDAEALAPEHDTPAAANRRSE, from the coding sequence GTGATTTTGATTCGTTCCACTTTGTTCGCTTTGGTGTTGGCGGTGGTCACGCCGCCTTACGCCATTTTTGGCTTTCTCACCTTTCCGCTACCTGCGCGGATGCGGCATCGCATCATTACCTCCTGGGCGCATGTGGTGCTGTGGTTCGTCTGGCATCTTTTAGGCATCCGTTACCGGGTGATCGGCCGAGAAAACATTCCTGCTGGCCCGGCGGTGATTCTCTCCAAACATCAGTCGGCTTGGGAAACCCTGGCTTTGCAGGCGATTTTTCCGCCGCTGTGTTTTGTGCTCAAACGGGAACTGCTGCGTATTCCTTTTTTTGGCTGGGGGCTGGCGCAAGTGCCGGGCATTGCCATTGATCGTGCGGCCGGCAAAGATGCCTTGACGCAAGTGGTCGAACAGGGCAAACAGCGCTTGAAAGAAGGCTATTGGGTAGTGGTTTTTCCCGAAGGGACGCGAGTGGCGCCGGGTGCCACACGACGATACAAACCCGGCGGGGCTTTTCTGGCGCGCCGCGCCGGGGTGCCGGTTGTGCCGGTGGCGCACAATGCGGGTGAATTCTGGCGGCGCAATGCTTTTCTGAAACGTCCGGGCGAGATCGTGGTCAGCATCGGGCCGGTCATCGAGGTCAAAGGGCGGAAGGTCCAGGAGATCAATACCCAGGCCGAGCGCTGGATCGAAAACGAGATGCATCGGCTGTTTCCGCATCACTATGCGAGCGATGGCGGCGCAGCGGTCATAGCCAGTGAGCAGGGGCAGGACGCTGAGGCGCTCGCACCGGAACACGATACGCCTGCCGCAGCAAATCGGCGTAGCGAATAA
- the lptC gene encoding LPS export ABC transporter periplasmic protein LptC, whose product MRVPAHRLYPVIALALLAGGTYWLARISAPEDDSPRPAERGKPDFVATGARLQGFDANGRERYELLADRISHYPGTDVSLFDKPRLIQRASDGRRLFLTADSGEAYRQGDEVRMRGNVRGRRSGLAGQADDTLSTETLTVWPKDERVLSRSPVVLTRGNTVIHAQGLQADNIFGTLRLTGQVYATLPRSNRTSP is encoded by the coding sequence ATGCGCGTGCCCGCCCATCGCCTCTACCCAGTCATCGCGCTCGCACTGCTGGCCGGCGGAACATACTGGCTGGCGCGAATAAGCGCACCGGAAGACGACAGCCCGAGACCGGCCGAACGCGGCAAACCCGACTTCGTTGCCACCGGCGCCCGCCTGCAGGGCTTCGACGCCAACGGCCGAGAACGCTACGAGCTACTCGCCGACCGCATCAGTCACTATCCTGGCACCGATGTGAGCCTGTTCGACAAGCCGCGTCTGATCCAACGTGCGTCTGACGGCCGCCGGCTTTTCCTCACCGCAGACAGCGGCGAAGCCTATCGGCAAGGTGACGAAGTCCGGATGCGCGGCAATGTTCGCGGTCGGCGCAGCGGCCTTGCCGGACAAGCGGACGACACGCTGTCTACCGAAACACTGACCGTGTGGCCCAAGGACGAGCGCGTGCTGAGCCGCAGCCCCGTGGTGTTGACCCGCGGCAACACCGTGATTCACGCGCAAGGTCTGCAAGCCGACAACATTTTTGGCACGCTGCGGCTGACCGGCCAAGTGTATGCCACCCTACCGCGTAGCAACCGGACATCGCCATGA
- a CDS encoding KdsC family phosphatase, with translation MAAPRSPAHIRLMGFDVDGVLTDGSLYFTSQGEEIKVFSSQDGHGLKMLQSAGIEVVIISGRSSPALQLRAADLGIAELHMGVDDKRACLDALLARRGLMREQAGYMGDDLVDLPILRACGFSATPADGHGFVRRHVDYVARHGGGRGAVREVCEHILASQGRLDAMLAAYLS, from the coding sequence ATGGCAGCACCGCGTTCCCCCGCCCACATCCGCCTGATGGGCTTCGATGTCGATGGTGTGCTCACCGACGGCAGCCTGTATTTCACCTCGCAAGGCGAGGAAATCAAGGTATTTTCCAGCCAGGACGGTCACGGCCTGAAAATGTTGCAAAGCGCGGGGATTGAGGTAGTGATCATCAGCGGCCGCAGTTCGCCCGCCCTGCAGCTGCGTGCGGCCGATCTCGGCATTGCCGAACTGCATATGGGTGTCGATGACAAGCGCGCCTGCCTGGATGCGCTGCTGGCCCGGCGCGGCCTGATGCGCGAACAGGCGGGCTACATGGGTGACGACCTGGTCGACCTGCCCATTCTGCGCGCCTGCGGCTTTTCTGCCACCCCCGCCGACGGCCACGGTTTTGTGCGACGCCATGTCGATTACGTCGCCCGCCACGGCGGCGGCCGGGGCGCGGTACGCGAAGTCTGTGAGCACATTCTTGCCAGTCAGGGGCGCCTGGACGCCATGCTGGCCGCCTACCTGAGTTGA
- a CDS encoding MlaC/ttg2D family ABC transporter substrate-binding protein codes for MKKFVLACCFLFSVLPVSAGLTPPDQLVRSVTDEVLGIVRQDQDIQHGNADKAIALVEEKVLPHFDFRRMTMLAVGRDWRDASPAQQARLTDAFRTLLVRTYSNALTQYRDQTIAFLPLRAAPTDTTVQVRTEVRQPGAQPIAIDYVLERTDAGWKVFDVIVAGGSLVTNYRSTFSQEIRRSGIDGLIATLERRNNELAGKAARR; via the coding sequence ATGAAGAAATTTGTTCTTGCTTGCTGTTTTCTGTTTAGTGTTTTACCGGTGAGCGCCGGACTGACCCCGCCCGATCAACTGGTGCGCAGCGTCACCGATGAAGTGCTCGGCATCGTCCGCCAAGACCAGGACATCCAGCACGGCAATGCCGACAAGGCCATCGCCTTGGTCGAGGAGAAAGTGCTGCCTCACTTCGATTTCCGCCGCATGACCATGCTGGCGGTGGGGCGCGACTGGCGCGATGCTTCGCCTGCGCAGCAAGCCCGCCTGACCGATGCTTTCCGCACCTTGTTGGTGCGTACTTATTCGAATGCGTTGACCCAATACCGCGACCAGACCATCGCATTTCTGCCCTTGCGTGCCGCGCCGACAGACACCACGGTGCAGGTGCGCACCGAAGTGCGTCAGCCGGGCGCGCAGCCCATTGCCATCGACTATGTGCTCGAACGCACCGATGCGGGCTGGAAGGTGTTCGATGTTATCGTCGCGGGGGGCAGCTTGGTGACCAACTACCGCAGCACTTTCTCTCAAGAGATTCGTCGCAGCGGCATCGATGGCTTGATTGCGACCTTGGAGCGACGCAACAACGAGTTAGCCGGGAAAGCAGCGCGCCGATGA
- a CDS encoding enoyl-CoA hydratase, protein MSYEHILVETRGRVGLITLNRPKALNALNDALVDEVGRALDGFEADEGIGAIVITGSDKAFAAGADIGAMAQFSYMDAFKGDYITRNWERVKTCRKPVIAAVAGFALGGGCELAMMCDMIIAAETAKFGQPEIKLGILPGAGGTQRLPRAVGKAKAMDLCLTARFMDAAEAERAGLVARVVPADKLLDEALSAAQTIASYSLPVVMMIKESINRAFESGLSEGLLFERRVFHAAFALEDQKEGMAAFVEKRKPDFKHR, encoded by the coding sequence ATGAGCTACGAACACATTTTGGTTGAAACCCGCGGCCGCGTCGGCCTGATCACACTCAACCGCCCCAAGGCGCTCAACGCGCTCAACGACGCCTTGGTCGATGAGGTCGGCCGCGCGCTCGACGGTTTCGAAGCCGATGAGGGCATCGGCGCGATCGTCATCACCGGCTCGGACAAAGCGTTTGCCGCCGGCGCGGACATTGGCGCCATGGCCCAGTTTTCCTACATGGACGCCTTCAAGGGCGACTACATCACCCGTAACTGGGAGAGAGTCAAGACCTGCCGCAAGCCGGTCATCGCCGCGGTCGCCGGCTTTGCGCTGGGTGGTGGTTGTGAGTTGGCGATGATGTGCGACATGATCATCGCCGCCGAAACCGCCAAGTTCGGCCAGCCCGAAATCAAGCTCGGTATTCTGCCGGGGGCCGGCGGCACCCAGCGCCTGCCGCGCGCCGTCGGCAAAGCCAAAGCCATGGATCTGTGCCTCACCGCCCGCTTCATGGACGCCGCCGAGGCCGAGCGTGCGGGTCTGGTCGCTCGCGTGGTGCCTGCCGACAAGCTTCTCGATGAAGCCCTGTCCGCGGCGCAAACCATCGCCAGCTACTCTTTGCCCGTGGTCATGATGATCAAGGAATCCATCAACCGCGCCTTTGAAAGCGGCTTAAGCGAGGGCTTGCTGTTCGAGCGCCGGGTATTCCACGCCGCCTTTGCGCTGGAAGACCAAAAAGAAGGCATGGCCGCCTTCGTCGAGAAGCGCAAGCCCGACTTCAAGCACCGCTGA
- a CDS encoding ABC transporter ATP-binding protein, whose protein sequence is MPPAPPSTLVCLRNVRFAYGEREVLRGIDLSVHRGQVVAIMGGSGCGKTTLLRLIGGQLRASAGRVEVDGQDLAQLSRDELYALRRRMGMLFQFGALFTDMSVFDNVAFPLREHTDLPPELVRDLVRLKLNAVGLRGAEALRPAELSGGMARRVALARAVALDPMLIMYDEPFAGLDPISLGVIGQLIRRLNDALGASSILVTHDVQESLQIVDYVYFVSDGRIVAHGTPEEIRASRDPFVHQFVHAEADGPVPFHYPAPPLEASLLGGEGQ, encoded by the coding sequence GTGCCCCCCGCCCCGCCTTCGACTCTGGTTTGTCTGCGCAATGTGCGTTTCGCCTATGGCGAGCGCGAGGTTCTGCGCGGCATCGATCTGTCGGTGCATCGCGGTCAGGTGGTGGCGATCATGGGCGGCAGCGGGTGTGGCAAGACCACTTTGCTGCGTCTGATCGGTGGGCAACTGCGTGCATCGGCTGGTCGCGTCGAGGTCGACGGGCAAGATCTGGCGCAGTTGTCGCGCGATGAACTCTACGCGCTGCGCCGCCGCATGGGCATGCTGTTTCAGTTCGGCGCGCTCTTTACCGACATGTCGGTTTTTGACAACGTTGCTTTTCCTCTGCGTGAGCACACCGACCTGCCGCCGGAGTTGGTGCGCGATCTGGTCCGCTTGAAGCTCAATGCGGTGGGCTTGCGTGGCGCCGAGGCGCTGCGTCCGGCGGAGTTGTCGGGCGGGATGGCGCGGCGGGTGGCGTTGGCGCGTGCGGTCGCGCTCGATCCGATGCTGATCATGTATGACGAACCCTTTGCCGGCCTGGATCCGATCTCGCTGGGTGTCATCGGCCAGTTGATCCGCCGTCTCAACGATGCGCTGGGGGCGAGCTCCATTTTGGTGACACATGACGTGCAAGAGTCGCTGCAAATCGTCGATTACGTCTATTTCGTCTCCGATGGACGGATCGTCGCGCACGGCACGCCGGAGGAGATCCGCGCTTCCCGCGACCCCTTTGTGCATCAGTTCGTCCATGCTGAAGCCGACGGGCCGGTGCCCTTCCACTACCCGGCGCCGCCGCTGGAAGCCAGCCTATTGGGCGGGGAGGGTCAATGA
- the mlaD gene encoding outer membrane lipid asymmetry maintenance protein MlaD translates to MSRTVLDLWVGFFVAIGIAALLFLAMKVGNFAGFNNQPTYLIEAPFDNIGGLKVRAPVKSAGVVVGRVADIRFDPERYRAVVSLRIESRYPFPRDTIATILTSGLLGEQYVGLEPGGDVDMLADGDTIRMTQSAVVLEKLIGQFLYDRAAETPAN, encoded by the coding sequence ATGAGCCGTACCGTGCTCGACCTGTGGGTCGGCTTCTTTGTGGCGATCGGTATTGCCGCGCTGCTTTTTTTGGCGATGAAAGTGGGTAATTTCGCTGGTTTCAATAACCAGCCAACCTATCTGATCGAAGCGCCGTTCGACAATATCGGCGGCCTCAAAGTGCGCGCGCCGGTCAAAAGCGCAGGGGTGGTGGTCGGTCGGGTGGCTGACATCCGCTTCGACCCGGAGCGTTATCGTGCGGTGGTAAGCTTGCGAATTGAATCGCGCTATCCGTTTCCACGCGACACCATCGCCACTATCCTCACCTCCGGCCTGCTTGGCGAACAATATGTCGGGCTGGAGCCGGGGGGCGACGTCGATATGCTGGCCGATGGCGACACCATCCGCATGACGCAGTCGGCCGTGGTGCTGGAAAAGCTGATCGGTCAGTTCCTCTATGATCGTGCTGCCGAAACGCCTGCCAACTGA
- a CDS encoding KpsF/GutQ family sugar-phosphate isomerase — protein MPEARSSHSTTQNAAALAKRVLLIEARAVAALADRVGDAFERAVAMILQRNGRVIVTGIGKSGHIARKLAATLASTGTPAYFVHAAEAAHGDLGMITAEDVVIALSNSGASEELLTIVPLVKRRGARLISMTGNPASPLAREADIHLDAAVAEEACPLNLAPTASTTAALALGDALAVALLDARGFGAEDFARSHPGGALGRRLLTHVRDVMRPAERVPATSADASLSDALLLVTRGGMGMVAAIDTQRRPVGIFTDGDLRRALEKGCDVRTARLAELMTRNPHTISADALAVEAAEMMERLRISQLIAVDGEGRLTGALTTHDLMQAKVI, from the coding sequence ATGCCTGAAGCCCGCTCTTCACACTCCACCACTCAAAATGCCGCGGCTCTCGCCAAGCGCGTGCTACTCATCGAGGCGCGCGCAGTGGCCGCGCTGGCCGATCGAGTGGGGGACGCATTCGAGCGTGCGGTTGCGATGATTTTGCAACGCAACGGACGTGTGATCGTCACCGGCATCGGCAAATCGGGACACATCGCCCGCAAGCTGGCTGCCACCTTGGCCAGCACCGGCACCCCGGCCTACTTCGTTCATGCCGCCGAGGCCGCGCACGGCGATCTGGGCATGATTACAGCCGAAGACGTGGTCATCGCACTGTCCAACTCGGGTGCCAGTGAGGAGCTGCTGACCATCGTTCCCCTGGTCAAACGCCGCGGCGCCCGCCTGATCAGCATGACCGGCAACCCCGCTTCACCTCTGGCACGCGAAGCCGACATCCACCTGGACGCCGCAGTGGCCGAAGAAGCCTGTCCGCTCAATCTCGCCCCCACGGCCAGCACCACCGCGGCGCTGGCGCTGGGCGATGCACTGGCGGTGGCCTTGCTGGACGCGCGCGGTTTCGGCGCCGAAGACTTCGCCCGCTCCCACCCGGGCGGCGCACTGGGCCGGCGTCTGCTGACCCATGTACGGGACGTGATGCGTCCGGCCGAGCGTGTTCCGGCGACCAGCGCCGATGCCAGTCTCAGCGACGCACTGCTGCTGGTCACCCGCGGCGGCATGGGCATGGTCGCGGCGATCGACACCCAGCGCCGCCCAGTGGGCATCTTCACCGACGGCGATCTGCGCCGCGCGCTGGAAAAAGGCTGCGATGTGCGCACCGCCCGCCTGGCCGAGCTGATGACCCGCAACCCACACACCATTTCTGCAGACGCCTTGGCGGTCGAGGCGGCCGAAATGATGGAGCGGTTGCGCATCAGTCAGTTGATCGCGGTCGATGGCGAGGGGCGCTTGACCGGCGCACTGACCACCCACGATCTAATGCAAGCCAAGGTCATCTGA
- the gmhB gene encoding D-glycero-beta-D-manno-heptose 1,7-bisphosphate 7-phosphatase translates to MKLIILDRDGVINYDSEQFIKTPDEWRPIPGSLEAIAKLNQWGWRVVVATNQSGVGRGLFGMDTLNAIHEKMVKTLAQVGGRIDAIFFCPHAADSTCECRKPKPGMLRQIAERFNTPLDDVPVVGDSLRDLQAAVAVGAQPYLVLTGKGQKTRDDPALPPATQIYPDLATLVADLIA, encoded by the coding sequence ATGAAACTGATCATCCTCGACCGTGACGGCGTCATCAACTACGACTCCGAGCAATTCATCAAAACACCGGATGAGTGGCGGCCGATTCCCGGCTCGCTGGAGGCGATTGCCAAGCTCAACCAATGGGGTTGGCGGGTGGTGGTGGCAACCAACCAGTCCGGGGTGGGGCGTGGTCTGTTCGGTATGGATACGCTCAACGCGATCCATGAAAAAATGGTCAAAACCCTCGCCCAGGTCGGTGGCCGCATCGACGCGATCTTCTTCTGTCCGCATGCGGCCGATTCCACCTGCGAGTGTCGCAAGCCGAAGCCTGGGATGCTGCGCCAGATCGCCGAGCGCTTCAATACCCCGCTCGACGATGTGCCAGTGGTGGGCGATAGCCTGCGCGATCTGCAGGCCGCCGTTGCCGTGGGCGCCCAGCCCTATCTGGTGCTGACCGGGAAAGGCCAAAAAACCCGGGATGATCCTGCGCTGCCGCCGGCAACCCAGATTTATCCGGATCTGGCCACCTTGGTGGCCGATCTGATCGCATGA
- a CDS encoding phasin family protein, giving the protein MFATPEQFAAANKANIETLLTLANTAFASAERLAALNLNTARTLLEDGVANAKAMLAVKDVQELINLQTSLAQPLVEKVVAYARNVYEIASQSQEEISKLLESQIAEINKGVASALDKAAKSAPAGSDVAVAAVKSAIAAANSAYDSMSKAAKQVAEIAEANVAAATNATVKAVSSTAKAAGTKKAA; this is encoded by the coding sequence ATGTTTGCCACCCCCGAGCAGTTCGCCGCCGCGAACAAAGCCAACATCGAAACCCTGCTGACCCTGGCCAACACCGCCTTTGCCAGCGCCGAGCGCCTGGCCGCGTTGAACCTGAACACCGCCCGCACGCTGCTCGAGGACGGTGTAGCCAATGCCAAGGCCATGCTCGCGGTCAAAGACGTACAGGAACTGATCAACCTGCAAACCTCGCTGGCCCAGCCGCTGGTGGAAAAAGTCGTGGCCTACGCGCGCAATGTTTATGAGATTGCCTCGCAAAGCCAGGAAGAAATCTCCAAGCTGCTGGAAAGCCAGATTGCCGAAATCAACAAAGGCGTCGCTTCGGCACTGGACAAGGCTGCCAAGTCCGCGCCGGCCGGTTCCGATGTCGCCGTGGCGGCGGTCAAGTCGGCGATTGCTGCGGCCAACAGCGCTTATGACAGCATGAGCAAGGCTGCCAAGCAGGTCGCTGAAATTGCCGAAGCCAACGTGGCTGCCGCAACCAACGCCACCGTCAAGGCAGTCAGCTCCACTGCCAAGGCTGCTGGCACCAAGAAAGCCGCTTGA